The Gossypium raimondii isolate GPD5lz chromosome 2, ASM2569854v1, whole genome shotgun sequence genome segment GTTCAACCATCTGATAGCTTGAACTGATTGTAAGCACAGGGGAACTAACTATTTAGACCATCTATGCATAGGAAATTCAAAAGATTCCACTCTAATGTACCTATTGTTTCTTTCCAAGCacaaactttattccttttgaATCTGAATGGGAACTTGCAATTAAGAAAATATAGCCAAAACTCTGGCCCAGATTTCcatcaaatttatattcttaatgAGCAAATAATGATCACTCATCTACATTCTAGTCTTAGTGGCACAAACACGTGCTCAAAGTGTTTGTTCAATATATAGAGTGGAACATATCAATGTTGGGTCAATCATATATACATGATCAATGACCTCTATGATAATTCCTTCTCACCTCTTCCAAGCTCCCAAGTACGTGGGACCTAGGTGGTTGTTAGATTAGTTCTAGCTCTATTTTCCCTCTTTTCATGTTATTCAGAAAATTTGCGCATGATTTATTATACTCTTTGATAATCTTGTCCATCTCAGATTATGCTATGTCTATGGAAACAATCATTGTGGGTGATGAGAGAGGTCAGTTTGTGTACAGAAGTAGTGATGTCTCAAGAAATGTCGGCACTAATAAAAAACACTCTCCTGATGCTGTTGCTCTTGTATTTGCAAGAGATAGAAACAAAGCCCGTGGTAACTATTCCTAcattatgcatttatttatttttctcaaattttatgAAGCTTATTAACTGTTTTAATTGTCACACGTgcataattttcctttttcaagtGTAATAGGTGAAGATGGTTGTCCTCATTCCTGAGAAAGTCCATATAAACTGTATTACATTTCAATCCTTACTCCTTTCCATCCTTCGTGTTGAGCAAAGCCTAAGGGCTCGTTCTTGGTTCTTCTTGTCATTGGTTACATCGTATAGGCTTTAATTGGTAAggtggaaagaaagatggaaagaTGGAAAATTGAAGGAGTGaagtagaaaaatagaaaatatatattttcttttcattggGGTGCTTGGCaggaaatattaaaaaatggaaagaaaaagtaatCTCTTTTCCATCCATTGCTTTGTGAAGCTGAAAAtgaggaaagaaaatgaaaatttctaaaaatgcaTATTCTTGTAAATATGCACACATAACTTCTTTGTCATTTTCTCTCCTCTTTTCATCCCAATTTGGTAGCCTATGCTGACGTGTGTTAAATTGTCAGGTATAGGGaatattgaatttcattttGCACTGTCAAAGGGTGTCTCGGCAATTGGACCAAGGCTTAAGGCAGCTTCTGTTAGAGTGCAAGACTCTTATACTGTCACCTGGCTCACTGCCAGAAGAGAAGGACAGCAGGAGATTCTTGATGGTCAACAGATGCTAGAAGATATTGATAATGAGGTATGTCAATGTGCTTCTGTGTATATAAGAAAGCATGAGCtttatagaaatatttaaaatatgcgGATGCAATGCGAACTGACTgtttaatgtaaatattttgtGCTCCTAATTGATTCTTTTGTCTTGAAGCCTACACCCATTCTACCGATGTTTTGATCCATTGTGTTGATACCATATCAAAAAGATTCATGTGCTTATGAGCACTGCTTATTCTTTATGATTCATCCATACTCTTAAACCTTTTCAAGTGAAAATAAATGGCAGATGGAAAATAATATGGACTGTGTTGATCTTTACATTGGGGTTACAAGGCGACGGAACTGTTCTGTTGGCTCAGATAAGCCTAAGATGATGACAACCTTGGCACTCCATGGAGTTGAAGGGTAAGATATGAAACATTTTCCccatttttgtttggtttcaCAGAAAACATGGCAGGCATGCCAGGGGCTAGGTTGTATGGTTGCACTCCCGGACACTTGTATGTGTCCAAATACATTACATAATTGTCATGTTCAGCAATCAAACCTTCTTGTTGTGTACCTTTTCTCTCTCCACAGTTAACCCTGCCCTCTTGAGTATATATTTGCTATCTACATTATTGTCATGTTAGTTGCTGGCACAAATTGAGTTGTAGAGCTAAGTGTATAGTTTTGGACTTACTTACGGTAGTTAACCACTCATCTGCTGCATTCATAGACTTATTAGAGATGAACTTGCTTAAATGGTGAAGGTTTACGGAATATTGGGGCCCTTTGCTATACTTTCTGTTGTATGATACTTGGCGTTTGTTTATGAATTACAAGTGAGCCGGTTATTCTTCTTTACTTGCAATAAGAGCATTTGCTTTCGGATTAGTAGATACTTTCACTGTTTGGTGCAAGTCAATTAGAATACAGTGAGTACAGTAAATTGTTTGTTCGAGCTATTAATAGTGGCATTTGGTTAACCATACATTGTAATAAGATCTGTCTCTTCAAGAATCAATAAGTCATTCTAAGATCAATGATGTGACATTGATCAACAAAACTTCAATATCATTCTTCTGTTTTCGTTTTTCTGGCCAACCATAGTGATGCACAAGAACCGTTTTTAATACTTCAGTGGTAAAAACTTAGTCTAACAGTTGTTTTTACTTCTCTCTGTATCACACGTGGCTGCAAATAAAACTTAGGCAAGGATTGCATTTGTACACATTCATttactttccttttttattttaatcaaacgGATTAATGTTGTTCAACAGAGGAGATTCAGAGTACCTTTATGTTGATGGTGTTGGTATCAGAACTGGTGACTATTTTCAGTTTTACCATTCGGATCCAAAGACTGCATTATCTTCAAGCAGAAATGTCTCCTCAACCCTTAGAAAATTGAAGTTGGATTGGGATTCCAAAAGCAGCCTCAGCAAAAGCACAATTATCAATGCCGTTGATAAGAAGGAAGCTTTTGGAGGTTTTATCTTTTCATGCCTTGGACGTGGCGAATCATTCTTCGGTCAACTTAATGTTGATAGTTCCCCATTCTTGGATAACTTTCCTAGGGTTCCGGTAGCCGGAACATTTTGCGGTGGGGAAATTGGGCGTGGCTGTACAAGCTTAACTGCAAATGGAGATGAAGGCGGCTCTGCTCGTTGCCATCTACACGTCTATAGCACCGTTTATCTGGTAATGTTGTATACACCTCCAGAGCATTAAAAGTTACCCATTCTGAGTTTTTGGGGTCAAAAAGTGCATAACAAAGCCAACAACCTTATGAAAAAACTAGATCTTTGTTGGCATTTTCATGTTCTATCAGCAATATAGACTGCCATTTTCTTTCATGtgtttttgggttaaattgttGTACTGATTTGAAAATTGTTATTGAGAAATGAGGGGAAGAAGCTGAGTAGATTCCATTGACATAGgtgtagaattttttttttctataaatttgcATGAACATAACAATGAAAATATGTTACTTGTGCGGTCTGATAAACATAATTCAACTAGAGATTTTTTTAATCCATAAAATCAGATTAAACTGATAAAAACTGATACAAATTTCGTTGCGTTGACTAGAAGACCAAATAAAATTGCAGACAAGGATGGATATAATTTGCTCTAACTTGAAATGTAAATAAATCTtactaaatactcaaattcaagtAACACTTTTCAGCTCGTAAGTTTGAATTTTgcagtttgaaatttttaaagagtCTAAATGGTTTAGGGGGTTGAGACTCCTGCCAGCCTCTTTTTATACCCTTGATCTTAGGTTgtggaagaaaaagaagatgaaagaTGAAGGACAAATCccacaagaaaagaaaataataaattaatataatacatatagaGATGAACATGTATTGGGTTTTAAGAGATGTTCAAGCTTCAGAGATAATCTTATAATGAGAgaatcttaaatcttaaacataaactataaaacgaacatgaaaaatataatatatagagaaagagaaaagaaagaaaagagaaatgaatgAGATGAAATTATGATCATCTTATTAAatctttatataaaattaatatgaactAAATCAGCCAACtcttaaattgattttaggaaatactaataaaaaatcTAACTTTTGGGTTGATAAAAAACACAAACCTATATAGTTTTCATTTTGGACCACCAGCCATGGCCATGCTCACTCATCAgtgtttcattaaaaaaatagattcatCTTAAATCAAAAGAATATTTGACACAAGCAAAATACAACGCTAACATAAAATTGGAAATGCCATTTCTCTCATATTACTCTTTCGATACATAATCtgatgttttgaaataaaaaaaattcatatctaATTCGGAATGTTATGCTATTATTACTTactaattcatatttcatatgGCGAAGGcacatcttttttctttctatcaaataaaaaaacttatcgGCGCCGAACTTGAAGGAATGCTAGACGTTTGGTAATTTCTCCTTCGGCTAGGAGAAAAGATCCCATTGAAGCAGCCAATCTCATGCATATTGTATGCACATCTGGTTGCAGAAATTGCATAGTATCATAAATAGCTAATCCGGGTATTACCCATTTGCCAGGAGAGTttataaacaaatacaaatcTTTGGTATCATTCTCTATACTGAGATATACCATAAAACGAATAAGTTGATTCGAGATCTTGCTATCAACCTCTTAGcctaaaaaaagtaattttctcaATAAAGTCAgtttattagaataaaattGTATCCCTTAGTAGCCGTACAGACACCTTTTGATGCATACGGTTCAACAAAAATtgcgaaaaaaaaaaaatcaatgtgtAGATTCCAGGCATTCTTGTTTTTTCTAGTGTGCCTTTTCTAACTTCTAATTTCTAAGCGTCCGCCATCGGAAACACCACTTCCCGTCCAACTTGCATGTGTTAAGCATGCCACCAGCGTTCATCCTGAGCCAGGATCGAACTCTCCATGATATTCATAGTTGCATTACTTATAGCTTCCTTGTTTGTAGACAAAGCTGGTTCAAAATTGTCTTTCATTCCAAGGCACATGTCGAATAAGGTATTGGCATAATTGGTAAAGGCAAAGGTGTTGGTTTTTAGTATCTAATTTCAAGATTATCATGCGCTATTATACATGTGAATATCTAAGTTCTATAATATGTTGTTTTCATGTgtgggttttaatttaattaatctattttaatctaaattgttctaatttttaatttgtatgtatttatatttttactttgatCGTATTCAACTTATACAATTTAAGATTATAATTAGAGTAAAAAAATACCTAATCAAATCTATTACTtgttaaaacaataaaacactCAAGATTggattaagaaaataattttcgtAATAGA includes the following:
- the LOC105788679 gene encoding F-box/LRR-repeat protein At5g63520, translated to MANKNRSSPSSATPKLMEVSGFSLMNEDLLRNILSRLPAISFASAATVSKTWNAACCHILSRPKLSSAISLKPLPLVALQEVFDKVMSEPIRPHFAIASVGPGFEIKDVLQFMVEKVRSRTPIIVSSVKGILGRDALSHEFREVKWIDGNIDEVPVNTGIVLTVGFVPGLKVDVIPLLRQRKAPQGSMIDKFVQDIKSYTSSMSGCTSPQAIIMIGDGSVDQKPILEKLDYAMSMETIIVGDERGQFVYRSSDVSRNVGTNKKHSPDAVALVFARDRNKARGIGNIEFHFALSKGVSAIGPRLKAASVRVQDSYTVTWLTARREGQQEILDGQQMLEDIDNEMENNMDCVDLYIGVTRRRNCSVGSDKPKMMTTLALHGVEGGDSEYLYVDGVGIRTGDYFQFYHSDPKTALSSSRNVSSTLRKLKLDWDSKSSLSKSTIINAVDKKEAFGGFIFSCLGRGESFFGQLNVDSSPFLDNFPRVPVAGTFCGGEIGRGCTSLTANGDEGGSARCHLHVYSTVYLVMLYTPPEH